One genomic window of Acidimicrobiales bacterium includes the following:
- a CDS encoding bifunctional phosphoglucose/phosphomannose isomerase — MTVPGLLDTVGMFDLVAALPEQVAAATDLVADVGGLPEHDDVSDVVLLGMGGSGIAGDVLTAVAAPFMAVPVTVVKGHEPPSSVSEGTLCFAVSYSGDTEETVEAAQAAAAAGARMVVLSAGGALADFARSWDAPHIELPECPMPRAGIGSVSVPPLLVLERVGLFPGAAAYVADAAQQLQRRRDALIVDGGPAQRLAREIGGTIPIAYGGDALGGVAAYRFKCQVNENAKAPAFSATLPEMVHNEICGWGQHGDVTRQVMTVVRFRHAFEHPQVSRRFDLTFDVLDEVVHGIVDIEAVGEGALAQLFDLVIQGDFVSLHLAADAGVDPGPIPVLTDLKAALAR; from the coding sequence ATGACCGTCCCCGGGCTCCTCGACACCGTCGGCATGTTCGACCTGGTCGCCGCCCTCCCTGAGCAGGTCGCGGCCGCGACCGACCTGGTCGCCGACGTCGGCGGACTGCCGGAGCACGACGACGTCAGCGACGTGGTCCTGCTCGGCATGGGCGGCAGCGGGATCGCCGGCGACGTCCTGACCGCGGTGGCGGCGCCCTTCATGGCCGTGCCGGTGACGGTCGTGAAGGGCCACGAGCCGCCGTCGTCGGTGAGCGAGGGCACGCTCTGCTTCGCGGTGTCCTACTCGGGGGACACCGAGGAGACCGTCGAGGCCGCCCAAGCCGCCGCGGCGGCCGGTGCCCGCATGGTGGTGCTCTCGGCCGGCGGAGCACTGGCCGACTTCGCCCGGTCGTGGGACGCGCCGCACATCGAGCTGCCCGAGTGCCCCATGCCGCGTGCCGGCATCGGCTCGGTCAGCGTGCCGCCGCTGCTCGTCCTCGAACGGGTCGGGCTGTTCCCGGGGGCCGCCGCCTATGTCGCCGACGCCGCCCAACAGCTCCAACGCCGGCGCGACGCGCTGATCGTCGACGGTGGTCCGGCCCAGCGCCTGGCCCGGGAGATCGGTGGCACCATCCCGATCGCCTACGGCGGAGATGCCCTCGGTGGCGTGGCCGCCTACCGGTTCAAGTGCCAGGTCAACGAGAACGCCAAGGCTCCCGCCTTCTCGGCCACGCTGCCCGAGATGGTCCACAACGAGATCTGCGGGTGGGGGCAGCACGGCGACGTCACCCGCCAGGTGATGACCGTGGTCCGGTTCCGGCACGCCTTCGAGCACCCGCAGGTCAGCCGGCGCTTCGACCTCACCTTCGACGTCCTCGACGAGGTCGTGCACGGCATCGTCGACATCGAGGCGGTCGGCGAGGGGGCCTTGGCCCAGCTGTTCGACCTCGTGATCCAGGGCGACTTCGTGAGCCTCCACCTGGCCGCCGACGCGGGGGTCGACCCCGGCCCGATCCCGGTCCTCACCGACCTGAAGGCGGCATTGGCCCGCTGA
- a CDS encoding Trm112 family protein: MALDPQLLEILACPDDKGPLLYFQDEDTLYNARLHRRYAITDDIPIMLIDEAEAVDDAEHERLLAKAEAQGIQPTFEA; the protein is encoded by the coding sequence ATGGCCCTCGACCCCCAGCTCCTCGAGATCCTGGCCTGCCCCGACGACAAGGGCCCCCTGCTCTACTTCCAGGACGAGGACACCCTCTACAACGCCCGCCTCCACCGCCGCTACGCCATCACCGATGACATCCCGATCATGCTGATCGACGAGGCCGAGGCGGTCGACGACGCCGAGCACGAGCGTCTGCTGGCCAAGGCCGAGGCCCAGGGCATCCAGCCCACCTTCGAGGCGTAG
- a CDS encoding phosphomannomutase/phosphoglucomutase, whose protein sequence is MPDLDQIFKAYDIRGITPDQLDADVAGAIGAAFAVFARAQDGGATRVLIGRDMRASGVELAAAFSAGVRGQGLDVVDLGLASTDLVYFAAGTLDAPAAMFTASHNPAQYNGLKLCLAGAKPIGEDSGLGEIKALALAGAPPHDGRPGGQERLDLLEPFAQHVRSFIDVSALRPLRVVADTANGMGGLVVPAVFEGLPVELEVLYGELDGSFPNHPADPIQLENLRDLQARVVESGADVGLAFDGDADRVFLVDETGAPLSGSTTTAIVAAAVLDADPGATILHNCICSKAVPEVVRERGGTPVRTKVGHSFIKAVMAETGAAFGGEHSAHYYFRDNWRADSGSIAALMVLQELGKSGAPLSELRRPFDRYAASGEINTKVADAAKVIERVAEAYSDNEQDRLDGLTVDLGDWWFNLRASNTEPLLRLNLEAPDAQTCAAKVDEVRALIAAP, encoded by the coding sequence CAGGACGGGGGCGCCACGAGGGTGCTGATCGGGCGGGACATGCGAGCGTCGGGGGTGGAGCTGGCGGCGGCGTTCTCGGCCGGGGTCCGGGGCCAGGGACTCGACGTGGTCGACCTCGGCCTCGCCTCGACCGACCTCGTCTACTTCGCGGCAGGGACGCTCGACGCCCCGGCCGCGATGTTCACCGCGTCGCACAACCCCGCCCAGTACAACGGCTTGAAGCTCTGCCTGGCCGGCGCGAAGCCGATCGGCGAGGACTCCGGGCTGGGGGAGATCAAGGCCCTCGCTCTGGCCGGTGCTCCCCCCCACGACGGCCGGCCGGGCGGCCAGGAGCGCCTGGACCTGCTCGAACCCTTCGCCCAGCACGTCCGCTCGTTCATCGACGTGAGCGCCCTGCGTCCGCTGCGGGTGGTGGCCGACACCGCCAACGGGATGGGGGGCCTCGTGGTTCCCGCCGTGTTCGAGGGCCTCCCGGTCGAGCTCGAGGTCCTCTACGGGGAGCTCGACGGCAGCTTCCCCAACCACCCCGCCGACCCCATCCAGCTCGAGAACCTCCGCGACCTCCAGGCCCGCGTGGTCGAGTCCGGTGCCGACGTCGGCCTGGCCTTCGACGGCGACGCGGACCGCGTCTTCCTCGTCGACGAGACCGGCGCCCCGCTCTCCGGGTCGACCACGACCGCCATCGTCGCCGCTGCCGTGCTCGACGCCGACCCGGGCGCCACGATCCTGCACAACTGCATCTGCTCGAAGGCCGTCCCGGAGGTCGTGCGCGAGCGCGGCGGCACACCGGTGCGCACCAAGGTCGGCCACAGCTTCATCAAGGCGGTGATGGCGGAGACGGGCGCCGCGTTCGGCGGTGAGCACTCCGCGCACTACTACTTCCGCGACAACTGGCGGGCCGACTCGGGCTCGATCGCTGCGCTGATGGTCCTGCAGGAGCTCGGCAAGTCGGGCGCACCGCTGTCGGAGCTGCGCCGACCCTTCGACCGCTACGCAGCGTCCGGTGAGATCAACACCAAGGTCGCCGACGCGGCGAAGGTCATCGAACGGGTGGCCGAGGCCTACTCGGACAACGAGCAGGACCGCCTCGACGGGCTCACCGTCGACCTCGGTGACTGGTGGTTCAACCTGCGCGCGTCCAACACCGAGCCACTGCTGCGCCTCAACCTCGAGGCCCCCGACGCCCAGACCTGCGCGGCCAAGGTCGACGAGGTCCGTGCCCTGATCGCCGCCCCCTGA